A genomic window from Lutra lutra chromosome 17, mLutLut1.2, whole genome shotgun sequence includes:
- the ZNF135 gene encoding zinc finger protein 135 isoform X1: MGRNQGSTGSVKGRTTCRGTGCFWKRPEKEGMTAGLVAAGAPEQVTFEDVVVDFTREEWGQLEPAQRTLYRDVMLETFRLLVSVDLETQPKIRLFSPKQDITEERGSSGLVERFLWEGLWYAEGDDAEGHWEQSHESRDSHMVKAAFTPVRIPIQQQQLGNGFRENLILSPRLPPQAMTPERQGLHTSGTHAKTGKPDPGFNAQPKTYAKEKPYKCQACGKAFSHSSALIEHHRTHTGERPYECHECGKGFRNSSALTKHQRIHTGEKPYKCTQCGKTFNQIAPLIQHQRTHTGEKPYECGECGKAFSFRSSFSQHERTHTGEKPYECGQCGKAFRQSIHLTQHLRIHTGEKPYACGDCGKAFSHSSSLTKHQRIHTGEKPYECRACGKAFTQITPLIQHQRTHTGEKPYECDECGKAFSQSTLLTEHRRIHTGEKPYGCNECGKTFSHSSSLSQHERTHTGEKPYECGQCGKAFRQSTHLTQHQRIHTGEKPYACGDCGKAFSHSSSLTKHQRIHTGEKPYECRACGRAFSQLAPLVQHQRVHTGEKPYECSACGRAFSQSSLLIEHQRIHTKEKPYGCNECGKSFSHSSSLSQHERTHTGEKPYECPHCGKSFRQSTHLTQHRRIHTGEKPYACGGCGKAFTHSSSLTKHQRTHTT; this comes from the exons ATGGGCCGGAATCAGGGGAGCACAGGAAGCGTCAAGGGGAG AACCACCTGCAGAGGAACTGGCTGTTTCTGGAAGAGGCCAGAGAAGGAGGGAATGACCGCTGGGCTCGTCGCTGCTGGGGCCCCG GAGCAAGTGACCTTTGAGGACGTGGTCGTGGACTTCACCCGGGAGGAGTGGGGGCAGCTGGAGCCTGCTCAGAGGACCCTGTACCGCGATGTGATGCTGGAGACCTTCAGACTCCTGGTCTCCGTGG acTTGGAAACTCAACCCAAAATCAGACTGTTCTCTCCAAAGCAGGACATCACTGAAGAAAGAGGCAGCAGTGGCCTGGTGGAAAGGTTCCTGTGGGAAGGTCTGTGGTACGCCGAGGGTGACGATGCCGAGGGCCACTGGGAACAGAGTCACGAGAGCCGAGACAGCCACATGGTGAAGGCAGCCTTCACGCCTGTGAGGATCCCCatacagcagcagcagctggggaATGGGTTCAGGGAAAACTTGATTCTGAGCCCCCGTCTCCCACCTCAGGCAATGACTCCTGAAAGGCAAGGCCTCCACACGTCGGGGACACACGCAAAGACAGGGAAGCCAGACCCGGGGTTCAATGCTCAACCGAAAACATATGCAAAGGAGAAGCCCTACAAGTGCCAGGCCTGTGGAAAGGCGTTTAGTCACAGCTCGGCTCTCATCGAGCACCACCGAACGCACACGGGAGAGAGGCCCTACGAGTGTCACGAGTGCGGAAAGGGCTTCCGCAACAGCTCGGCGCTTACCAAGCACCAGAGAAtccacacgggcgagaagccTTACAAGTGCACTCAGTGTGGGAAGACCTTCAATCAGATCGCCCCGCTGATCCAGCACCAGAGGACGCACACTGGGGAGAAGCCGTACGAGTGTGGCGAGTGCGGCAAGGCCTTCAGCTTCAGGTCCTCCTTCAGCCAGCACGAGCGCAcgcacacgggcgagaagccATACGAGTGCGGCCAGTGCGGCAAGGCCTTCCGCCAGAGCATCCACCTCACACAGCACCTGCGCATCCACACGGGGGAGAAGCCGTACGCGTGCGGCGACTGCGGCAAGGCCTTCAGCCACAGCTCGTCACTCACCAAGCACCAGCGCATCCACACAGGCGAGAAGCCGTACGAGTGCCGCGCGTGCGGCAAAGCCTTCACACAGATCACGCCGCTGATCCAGCACCAGCGCACGCACACAGGCGAGAAGCCGTACGAGTGCGACGAGTGCGGCAAGGCCTTCAGCCAGAGCACACTCCTCACCGAGCACCGGCGCAtccacacgggcgagaagccgTATGGGTGCAACGAGTGCGGCAAGACCTTCAGCCACAGCTCGTCGCTCAGCCAGCACGAGCGCAcgcacacgggcgagaagccgTACGAGTGTGGCCAGTGCGGCAAGGCCTTCCGCCAGAGCACGCACCTCACGCAGCACCAGCGCAtccacacgggcgagaagccgTATGCATGCGGCGACTGCGGCAAGGCCTTCAGCCACAGCTCGTCACTCACCAAGCACCAGCGCATCCACACAGGCGAGAAGCCGTACGAGTGCCGCGCGTGTGGCCGCGCCTTCAGCCAGCTCGCGCCGCTTGTGCAGCACCAGCGCGtgcacacgggcgagaagccgTACGAGTGCAGCGCGTGCGGCCGCGCCTTCAGCCAGAGCTCGCTGCTCATCGAGCACCAGCGGATCCACACCAAGGAGAAGCCGTACGGGTGCAACGAGTGTGGCAAGTCCTTCAGCCACAGCTCATCGCTCAGCCAGCACGAGCGCAcgcacacgggcgagaagccgTACGAGTGCCCGCACTGCGGGAAGTCCTTCAGGCAGAGCACGCACCTCACGCAGCACCGGCGTAtccacacgggcgagaagccctaTGCGTGCGGGGGCTGCGGCAAGGCCTTCACGCACAGCTCGTCACTCACCAAGCACCAGAGGACTCACACCACGTAG
- the ZNF135 gene encoding zinc finger protein 135 isoform X3, which produces MTAGLVAAGAPEQVTFEDVVVDFTREEWGQLEPAQRTLYRDVMLETFRLLVSVDLETQPKIRLFSPKQDITEERGSSGLVERFLWEGLWYAEGDDAEGHWEQSHESRDSHMVKAAFTPVRIPIQQQQLGNGFRENLILSPRLPPQAMTPERQGLHTSGTHAKTGKPDPGFNAQPKTYAKEKPYKCQACGKAFSHSSALIEHHRTHTGERPYECHECGKGFRNSSALTKHQRIHTGEKPYKCTQCGKTFNQIAPLIQHQRTHTGEKPYECGECGKAFSFRSSFSQHERTHTGEKPYECGQCGKAFRQSIHLTQHLRIHTGEKPYACGDCGKAFSHSSSLTKHQRIHTGEKPYECRACGKAFTQITPLIQHQRTHTGEKPYECDECGKAFSQSTLLTEHRRIHTGEKPYGCNECGKTFSHSSSLSQHERTHTGEKPYECGQCGKAFRQSTHLTQHQRIHTGEKPYACGDCGKAFSHSSSLTKHQRIHTGEKPYECRACGRAFSQLAPLVQHQRVHTGEKPYECSACGRAFSQSSLLIEHQRIHTKEKPYGCNECGKSFSHSSSLSQHERTHTGEKPYECPHCGKSFRQSTHLTQHRRIHTGEKPYACGGCGKAFTHSSSLTKHQRTHTT; this is translated from the exons ATGACCGCTGGGCTCGTCGCTGCTGGGGCCCCG GAGCAAGTGACCTTTGAGGACGTGGTCGTGGACTTCACCCGGGAGGAGTGGGGGCAGCTGGAGCCTGCTCAGAGGACCCTGTACCGCGATGTGATGCTGGAGACCTTCAGACTCCTGGTCTCCGTGG acTTGGAAACTCAACCCAAAATCAGACTGTTCTCTCCAAAGCAGGACATCACTGAAGAAAGAGGCAGCAGTGGCCTGGTGGAAAGGTTCCTGTGGGAAGGTCTGTGGTACGCCGAGGGTGACGATGCCGAGGGCCACTGGGAACAGAGTCACGAGAGCCGAGACAGCCACATGGTGAAGGCAGCCTTCACGCCTGTGAGGATCCCCatacagcagcagcagctggggaATGGGTTCAGGGAAAACTTGATTCTGAGCCCCCGTCTCCCACCTCAGGCAATGACTCCTGAAAGGCAAGGCCTCCACACGTCGGGGACACACGCAAAGACAGGGAAGCCAGACCCGGGGTTCAATGCTCAACCGAAAACATATGCAAAGGAGAAGCCCTACAAGTGCCAGGCCTGTGGAAAGGCGTTTAGTCACAGCTCGGCTCTCATCGAGCACCACCGAACGCACACGGGAGAGAGGCCCTACGAGTGTCACGAGTGCGGAAAGGGCTTCCGCAACAGCTCGGCGCTTACCAAGCACCAGAGAAtccacacgggcgagaagccTTACAAGTGCACTCAGTGTGGGAAGACCTTCAATCAGATCGCCCCGCTGATCCAGCACCAGAGGACGCACACTGGGGAGAAGCCGTACGAGTGTGGCGAGTGCGGCAAGGCCTTCAGCTTCAGGTCCTCCTTCAGCCAGCACGAGCGCAcgcacacgggcgagaagccATACGAGTGCGGCCAGTGCGGCAAGGCCTTCCGCCAGAGCATCCACCTCACACAGCACCTGCGCATCCACACGGGGGAGAAGCCGTACGCGTGCGGCGACTGCGGCAAGGCCTTCAGCCACAGCTCGTCACTCACCAAGCACCAGCGCATCCACACAGGCGAGAAGCCGTACGAGTGCCGCGCGTGCGGCAAAGCCTTCACACAGATCACGCCGCTGATCCAGCACCAGCGCACGCACACAGGCGAGAAGCCGTACGAGTGCGACGAGTGCGGCAAGGCCTTCAGCCAGAGCACACTCCTCACCGAGCACCGGCGCAtccacacgggcgagaagccgTATGGGTGCAACGAGTGCGGCAAGACCTTCAGCCACAGCTCGTCGCTCAGCCAGCACGAGCGCAcgcacacgggcgagaagccgTACGAGTGTGGCCAGTGCGGCAAGGCCTTCCGCCAGAGCACGCACCTCACGCAGCACCAGCGCAtccacacgggcgagaagccgTATGCATGCGGCGACTGCGGCAAGGCCTTCAGCCACAGCTCGTCACTCACCAAGCACCAGCGCATCCACACAGGCGAGAAGCCGTACGAGTGCCGCGCGTGTGGCCGCGCCTTCAGCCAGCTCGCGCCGCTTGTGCAGCACCAGCGCGtgcacacgggcgagaagccgTACGAGTGCAGCGCGTGCGGCCGCGCCTTCAGCCAGAGCTCGCTGCTCATCGAGCACCAGCGGATCCACACCAAGGAGAAGCCGTACGGGTGCAACGAGTGTGGCAAGTCCTTCAGCCACAGCTCATCGCTCAGCCAGCACGAGCGCAcgcacacgggcgagaagccgTACGAGTGCCCGCACTGCGGGAAGTCCTTCAGGCAGAGCACGCACCTCACGCAGCACCGGCGTAtccacacgggcgagaagccctaTGCGTGCGGGGGCTGCGGCAAGGCCTTCACGCACAGCTCGTCACTCACCAAGCACCAGAGGACTCACACCACGTAG
- the ZNF135 gene encoding zinc finger protein 135 isoform X2 has translation MMASQGSCVCTTGEQVTFEDVVVDFTREEWGQLEPAQRTLYRDVMLETFRLLVSVDLETQPKIRLFSPKQDITEERGSSGLVERFLWEGLWYAEGDDAEGHWEQSHESRDSHMVKAAFTPVRIPIQQQQLGNGFRENLILSPRLPPQAMTPERQGLHTSGTHAKTGKPDPGFNAQPKTYAKEKPYKCQACGKAFSHSSALIEHHRTHTGERPYECHECGKGFRNSSALTKHQRIHTGEKPYKCTQCGKTFNQIAPLIQHQRTHTGEKPYECGECGKAFSFRSSFSQHERTHTGEKPYECGQCGKAFRQSIHLTQHLRIHTGEKPYACGDCGKAFSHSSSLTKHQRIHTGEKPYECRACGKAFTQITPLIQHQRTHTGEKPYECDECGKAFSQSTLLTEHRRIHTGEKPYGCNECGKTFSHSSSLSQHERTHTGEKPYECGQCGKAFRQSTHLTQHQRIHTGEKPYACGDCGKAFSHSSSLTKHQRIHTGEKPYECRACGRAFSQLAPLVQHQRVHTGEKPYECSACGRAFSQSSLLIEHQRIHTKEKPYGCNECGKSFSHSSSLSQHERTHTGEKPYECPHCGKSFRQSTHLTQHRRIHTGEKPYACGGCGKAFTHSSSLTKHQRTHTT, from the exons ATGATGGCATCTCAGGGGTCCTGTGTTTGCACGACTGGG GAGCAAGTGACCTTTGAGGACGTGGTCGTGGACTTCACCCGGGAGGAGTGGGGGCAGCTGGAGCCTGCTCAGAGGACCCTGTACCGCGATGTGATGCTGGAGACCTTCAGACTCCTGGTCTCCGTGG acTTGGAAACTCAACCCAAAATCAGACTGTTCTCTCCAAAGCAGGACATCACTGAAGAAAGAGGCAGCAGTGGCCTGGTGGAAAGGTTCCTGTGGGAAGGTCTGTGGTACGCCGAGGGTGACGATGCCGAGGGCCACTGGGAACAGAGTCACGAGAGCCGAGACAGCCACATGGTGAAGGCAGCCTTCACGCCTGTGAGGATCCCCatacagcagcagcagctggggaATGGGTTCAGGGAAAACTTGATTCTGAGCCCCCGTCTCCCACCTCAGGCAATGACTCCTGAAAGGCAAGGCCTCCACACGTCGGGGACACACGCAAAGACAGGGAAGCCAGACCCGGGGTTCAATGCTCAACCGAAAACATATGCAAAGGAGAAGCCCTACAAGTGCCAGGCCTGTGGAAAGGCGTTTAGTCACAGCTCGGCTCTCATCGAGCACCACCGAACGCACACGGGAGAGAGGCCCTACGAGTGTCACGAGTGCGGAAAGGGCTTCCGCAACAGCTCGGCGCTTACCAAGCACCAGAGAAtccacacgggcgagaagccTTACAAGTGCACTCAGTGTGGGAAGACCTTCAATCAGATCGCCCCGCTGATCCAGCACCAGAGGACGCACACTGGGGAGAAGCCGTACGAGTGTGGCGAGTGCGGCAAGGCCTTCAGCTTCAGGTCCTCCTTCAGCCAGCACGAGCGCAcgcacacgggcgagaagccATACGAGTGCGGCCAGTGCGGCAAGGCCTTCCGCCAGAGCATCCACCTCACACAGCACCTGCGCATCCACACGGGGGAGAAGCCGTACGCGTGCGGCGACTGCGGCAAGGCCTTCAGCCACAGCTCGTCACTCACCAAGCACCAGCGCATCCACACAGGCGAGAAGCCGTACGAGTGCCGCGCGTGCGGCAAAGCCTTCACACAGATCACGCCGCTGATCCAGCACCAGCGCACGCACACAGGCGAGAAGCCGTACGAGTGCGACGAGTGCGGCAAGGCCTTCAGCCAGAGCACACTCCTCACCGAGCACCGGCGCAtccacacgggcgagaagccgTATGGGTGCAACGAGTGCGGCAAGACCTTCAGCCACAGCTCGTCGCTCAGCCAGCACGAGCGCAcgcacacgggcgagaagccgTACGAGTGTGGCCAGTGCGGCAAGGCCTTCCGCCAGAGCACGCACCTCACGCAGCACCAGCGCAtccacacgggcgagaagccgTATGCATGCGGCGACTGCGGCAAGGCCTTCAGCCACAGCTCGTCACTCACCAAGCACCAGCGCATCCACACAGGCGAGAAGCCGTACGAGTGCCGCGCGTGTGGCCGCGCCTTCAGCCAGCTCGCGCCGCTTGTGCAGCACCAGCGCGtgcacacgggcgagaagccgTACGAGTGCAGCGCGTGCGGCCGCGCCTTCAGCCAGAGCTCGCTGCTCATCGAGCACCAGCGGATCCACACCAAGGAGAAGCCGTACGGGTGCAACGAGTGTGGCAAGTCCTTCAGCCACAGCTCATCGCTCAGCCAGCACGAGCGCAcgcacacgggcgagaagccgTACGAGTGCCCGCACTGCGGGAAGTCCTTCAGGCAGAGCACGCACCTCACGCAGCACCGGCGTAtccacacgggcgagaagccctaTGCGTGCGGGGGCTGCGGCAAGGCCTTCACGCACAGCTCGTCACTCACCAAGCACCAGAGGACTCACACCACGTAG
- the ZNF135 gene encoding zinc finger protein 135 isoform X5, translating to MLETFRLLVSVDLETQPKIRLFSPKQDITEERGSSGLVERFLWEGLWYAEGDDAEGHWEQSHESRDSHMVKAAFTPVRIPIQQQQLGNGFRENLILSPRLPPQAMTPERQGLHTSGTHAKTGKPDPGFNAQPKTYAKEKPYKCQACGKAFSHSSALIEHHRTHTGERPYECHECGKGFRNSSALTKHQRIHTGEKPYKCTQCGKTFNQIAPLIQHQRTHTGEKPYECGECGKAFSFRSSFSQHERTHTGEKPYECGQCGKAFRQSIHLTQHLRIHTGEKPYACGDCGKAFSHSSSLTKHQRIHTGEKPYECRACGKAFTQITPLIQHQRTHTGEKPYECDECGKAFSQSTLLTEHRRIHTGEKPYGCNECGKTFSHSSSLSQHERTHTGEKPYECGQCGKAFRQSTHLTQHQRIHTGEKPYACGDCGKAFSHSSSLTKHQRIHTGEKPYECRACGRAFSQLAPLVQHQRVHTGEKPYECSACGRAFSQSSLLIEHQRIHTKEKPYGCNECGKSFSHSSSLSQHERTHTGEKPYECPHCGKSFRQSTHLTQHRRIHTGEKPYACGGCGKAFTHSSSLTKHQRTHTT from the exons ATGCTGGAGACCTTCAGACTCCTGGTCTCCGTGG acTTGGAAACTCAACCCAAAATCAGACTGTTCTCTCCAAAGCAGGACATCACTGAAGAAAGAGGCAGCAGTGGCCTGGTGGAAAGGTTCCTGTGGGAAGGTCTGTGGTACGCCGAGGGTGACGATGCCGAGGGCCACTGGGAACAGAGTCACGAGAGCCGAGACAGCCACATGGTGAAGGCAGCCTTCACGCCTGTGAGGATCCCCatacagcagcagcagctggggaATGGGTTCAGGGAAAACTTGATTCTGAGCCCCCGTCTCCCACCTCAGGCAATGACTCCTGAAAGGCAAGGCCTCCACACGTCGGGGACACACGCAAAGACAGGGAAGCCAGACCCGGGGTTCAATGCTCAACCGAAAACATATGCAAAGGAGAAGCCCTACAAGTGCCAGGCCTGTGGAAAGGCGTTTAGTCACAGCTCGGCTCTCATCGAGCACCACCGAACGCACACGGGAGAGAGGCCCTACGAGTGTCACGAGTGCGGAAAGGGCTTCCGCAACAGCTCGGCGCTTACCAAGCACCAGAGAAtccacacgggcgagaagccTTACAAGTGCACTCAGTGTGGGAAGACCTTCAATCAGATCGCCCCGCTGATCCAGCACCAGAGGACGCACACTGGGGAGAAGCCGTACGAGTGTGGCGAGTGCGGCAAGGCCTTCAGCTTCAGGTCCTCCTTCAGCCAGCACGAGCGCAcgcacacgggcgagaagccATACGAGTGCGGCCAGTGCGGCAAGGCCTTCCGCCAGAGCATCCACCTCACACAGCACCTGCGCATCCACACGGGGGAGAAGCCGTACGCGTGCGGCGACTGCGGCAAGGCCTTCAGCCACAGCTCGTCACTCACCAAGCACCAGCGCATCCACACAGGCGAGAAGCCGTACGAGTGCCGCGCGTGCGGCAAAGCCTTCACACAGATCACGCCGCTGATCCAGCACCAGCGCACGCACACAGGCGAGAAGCCGTACGAGTGCGACGAGTGCGGCAAGGCCTTCAGCCAGAGCACACTCCTCACCGAGCACCGGCGCAtccacacgggcgagaagccgTATGGGTGCAACGAGTGCGGCAAGACCTTCAGCCACAGCTCGTCGCTCAGCCAGCACGAGCGCAcgcacacgggcgagaagccgTACGAGTGTGGCCAGTGCGGCAAGGCCTTCCGCCAGAGCACGCACCTCACGCAGCACCAGCGCAtccacacgggcgagaagccgTATGCATGCGGCGACTGCGGCAAGGCCTTCAGCCACAGCTCGTCACTCACCAAGCACCAGCGCATCCACACAGGCGAGAAGCCGTACGAGTGCCGCGCGTGTGGCCGCGCCTTCAGCCAGCTCGCGCCGCTTGTGCAGCACCAGCGCGtgcacacgggcgagaagccgTACGAGTGCAGCGCGTGCGGCCGCGCCTTCAGCCAGAGCTCGCTGCTCATCGAGCACCAGCGGATCCACACCAAGGAGAAGCCGTACGGGTGCAACGAGTGTGGCAAGTCCTTCAGCCACAGCTCATCGCTCAGCCAGCACGAGCGCAcgcacacgggcgagaagccgTACGAGTGCCCGCACTGCGGGAAGTCCTTCAGGCAGAGCACGCACCTCACGCAGCACCGGCGTAtccacacgggcgagaagccctaTGCGTGCGGGGGCTGCGGCAAGGCCTTCACGCACAGCTCGTCACTCACCAAGCACCAGAGGACTCACACCACGTAG
- the ZNF135 gene encoding zinc finger protein 135 isoform X4, with translation MTPERQGLHTSGTHAKTGKPDPGFNAQPKTYAKEKPYKCQACGKAFSHSSALIEHHRTHTGERPYECHECGKGFRNSSALTKHQRIHTGEKPYKCTQCGKTFNQIAPLIQHQRTHTGEKPYECGECGKAFSFRSSFSQHERTHTGEKPYECGQCGKAFRQSIHLTQHLRIHTGEKPYACGDCGKAFSHSSSLTKHQRIHTGEKPYECRACGKAFTQITPLIQHQRTHTGEKPYECDECGKAFSQSTLLTEHRRIHTGEKPYGCNECGKTFSHSSSLSQHERTHTGEKPYECGQCGKAFRQSTHLTQHQRIHTGEKPYACGDCGKAFSHSSSLTKHQRIHTGEKPYECRACGRAFSQLAPLVQHQRVHTGEKPYECSACGRAFSQSSLLIEHQRIHTKEKPYGCNECGKSFSHSSSLSQHERTHTGEKPYECPHCGKSFRQSTHLTQHRRIHTGEKPYACGGCGKAFTHSSSLTKHQRTHTT, from the coding sequence ATGACTCCTGAAAGGCAAGGCCTCCACACGTCGGGGACACACGCAAAGACAGGGAAGCCAGACCCGGGGTTCAATGCTCAACCGAAAACATATGCAAAGGAGAAGCCCTACAAGTGCCAGGCCTGTGGAAAGGCGTTTAGTCACAGCTCGGCTCTCATCGAGCACCACCGAACGCACACGGGAGAGAGGCCCTACGAGTGTCACGAGTGCGGAAAGGGCTTCCGCAACAGCTCGGCGCTTACCAAGCACCAGAGAAtccacacgggcgagaagccTTACAAGTGCACTCAGTGTGGGAAGACCTTCAATCAGATCGCCCCGCTGATCCAGCACCAGAGGACGCACACTGGGGAGAAGCCGTACGAGTGTGGCGAGTGCGGCAAGGCCTTCAGCTTCAGGTCCTCCTTCAGCCAGCACGAGCGCAcgcacacgggcgagaagccATACGAGTGCGGCCAGTGCGGCAAGGCCTTCCGCCAGAGCATCCACCTCACACAGCACCTGCGCATCCACACGGGGGAGAAGCCGTACGCGTGCGGCGACTGCGGCAAGGCCTTCAGCCACAGCTCGTCACTCACCAAGCACCAGCGCATCCACACAGGCGAGAAGCCGTACGAGTGCCGCGCGTGCGGCAAAGCCTTCACACAGATCACGCCGCTGATCCAGCACCAGCGCACGCACACAGGCGAGAAGCCGTACGAGTGCGACGAGTGCGGCAAGGCCTTCAGCCAGAGCACACTCCTCACCGAGCACCGGCGCAtccacacgggcgagaagccgTATGGGTGCAACGAGTGCGGCAAGACCTTCAGCCACAGCTCGTCGCTCAGCCAGCACGAGCGCAcgcacacgggcgagaagccgTACGAGTGTGGCCAGTGCGGCAAGGCCTTCCGCCAGAGCACGCACCTCACGCAGCACCAGCGCAtccacacgggcgagaagccgTATGCATGCGGCGACTGCGGCAAGGCCTTCAGCCACAGCTCGTCACTCACCAAGCACCAGCGCATCCACACAGGCGAGAAGCCGTACGAGTGCCGCGCGTGTGGCCGCGCCTTCAGCCAGCTCGCGCCGCTTGTGCAGCACCAGCGCGtgcacacgggcgagaagccgTACGAGTGCAGCGCGTGCGGCCGCGCCTTCAGCCAGAGCTCGCTGCTCATCGAGCACCAGCGGATCCACACCAAGGAGAAGCCGTACGGGTGCAACGAGTGTGGCAAGTCCTTCAGCCACAGCTCATCGCTCAGCCAGCACGAGCGCAcgcacacgggcgagaagccgTACGAGTGCCCGCACTGCGGGAAGTCCTTCAGGCAGAGCACGCACCTCACGCAGCACCGGCGTAtccacacgggcgagaagccctaTGCGTGCGGGGGCTGCGGCAAGGCCTTCACGCACAGCTCGTCACTCACCAAGCACCAGAGGACTCACACCACGTAG